A stretch of DNA from Lotus japonicus ecotype B-129 chromosome 4, LjGifu_v1.2:
CACAGTAGCAAGAAGCTACCAAACCACAATAGCAGAAAGCTATAACAGAACCAGCTACCAAATACCAGAGAAAACCAAATACTAattactcccccttattagcataATTTGGCAAGGGTAGTCATAACAGAATAGCATCTAAGTGCTTACCAGAGCTATTCACAGAAGTCAGCAACACCATATTCAAGAATTATACAGACCAGGAGCAAATAAGAAGCACACATAGCCACACAGGGCTCAAATACatccaaaggaaaaaaaatagatCAAAGAGATGTGCTCTGAGTTGCAGAACTCTGAGAACCAGTgacatcctcttcatcttcatcttcattgtcttcctcttcttcttcctctacaACCTCCTTAGTctcaacatcttcttcttcatcagcaacagcctcagcttcttcttcttcactttctttCTCAGCAGCAGCAGTTGCAACATCTGACATAACCTTGATGAGTCGATCAACATTGAGTTTTCTGACCTTGCAAGCCTGAATAGTGTCACCAAGAGACTTGGAGACCGCCTTCAACTCAGCCAATATGTCTTCCTTGCTAGAACCAACTGCCTTAGTGCCACTGGCTCTGGCAGTTCCCTTTGCTGCAGAGAGCACAATGTCTGGAACATGTGTCCCAGCAAACAACCGGTAGTCAAACTTGAGAGGCAGGGGCTTCTTACCTTGAGACTCATCAGCCATCACAAGAGTAGGTTGTTGATGTGCAATGATCTCTGAGAGGAGACAAGGAAACAGAATAGGCAACCTCACAACATATGATCCATCATGCTTGAGAGTCTGCTAAAAAATAGCTTTCCAAAATCAAACTCACCTCCAGTTCCAACAAAATAAAGCATTGTGGCCAGAGGTGGAGTCATACCAGACAAGTGATTGGTGGCCATCCAATTGGCAGTACCAATCTTGTAGAGAACAACATATTTGGCAGTAAGACTCCCAAATGGAAGCAATCCCTTCGTAGGCCACTTCCTGACCAACTTCCCAGTAAGGGTTGTAGTAATCCTATTCAAATCAGGCTCCCCCTGAGCCACAACAACAGGGCTTCTGCCCAAAAACTCATTGATCACTTCAGAAGAGAAGTTGATGCACTTCCCCCTCACAAACACCTTCCTGTACTCAGCACTAGAAGTACCATCACAATCAGCAGGGATGTTCACAATGAACTCCCTAACAAGCTTGTCAAAACATCTGCCAAGATCCTTGACAGTCTTCATCAAACCAGCAGCAGAGATAACTTCCATGATTTCCTTGAGTTCCAAGGCATCTTCATGCAGTTCCCTTTCAATAGCAAGCCTCCTTTGAACCACATATTTCCATCTCTGAGCAGAGTCTGGAAAATGAAAGGACACATTGTCCATAGGAGCATTAGGAACATTGACAGGAATCCTCTTACCTTTCATCCTTTTTCTGGCTGTGGTTGAGATGTCTGGGACATCTTGTTGACATCTGGCTCAGAATCAGAATCTAACAcatgctttctttttcttccaggaGATGGTTcaatcttcttttctttctttttcttcttctcaggaATTTTTTACCTGAGAGCTTTTGTACGTCTTGGGTGTCTTGTACATTGGATCCTCCTTCTTCTTGCTTCTCCTTTCTACATCCTTCTTGCTTGCTGACACTGTAGCCTTCCTTTAAGCAGATGCATTTGTGGgtacttcttcatcatcagagacaTCTTCTTCAGAGGCAACCAACTCTGGTTCCTAACCCTTTCTTGACACGGGCTCTGGGATCTTCTCATGAGACAGTTCAATAGAGGGAGTCTTCTCACTTGAATATTCCTGAGCAGCAACATTAGTATCATCTTCCTTCTCTGCATCAGATTCACTAGGGTTCGCTTCAGAGTTTGGTTCAGAATCACGATCAACATGTGATTCAACATTTGGCATGGCATCCTGTGTAGTAGCAACACCAGCAAGTGTCTCCAGGATATTGTGAATGACTTGCTCTGCTTCAGCATTGACGGCATCCCTTTCTTGATTATCATCAGACGGTGGATCAGGAATGGAATCCTCCGAGATATCCTGAACACTTGATGCTTTCCTTGCACCTTGCTTGACAACATGCTTGATCCTCATGCTCCTTGTCCTCTTGGCAGGTCCAGATGATTCTGGAGAAACAGTTTTTGCAGCGGAACGAGTCACCCTGGAGGGAGTATAGGTAGCAGTCTTTAAACCAAGAAATTTGACTCCATGCGAGTTTTTGATAGGTTTGGGACTGGTGATGGTCTTCTTTCCAGAATCTTGAGTCATGGTGCACTTGAATTGGGGGAAGAATGAAAAGTAACCGTTACGAGGTTTGCAAAGAGGATAATCAGATTTCTTGAGCAAAAGCATAAACCAGTTTGTGACTTGCAACATGCGATCATGGGTGGTTAAATAGTGATCAATATAGCCGTTGCTTGTGACACGTGTCATTAACTGCAATGAGTCAGTTAATACCCAAATCCCTAACTTCCTTTTTAACTTCTCTAACTTGGCCATTATTTTAGCACAAATATCTGACAATAAAAGGCTATTTTCCACACATTTCACCGAGATCTCTTTTTCAACTAATCTTTCAACATAGCAGTTATTGGTGTGCTTGCTTCTGTCATGATGATGCAGATCATTGAAAAAGATGAACCCCTTCAGATAGTCATGGCACGATGTTATAACATTTGACGTAACATCATGTTTTGACATATGATTCTTGTTCATACCCATGATTTGTCCATGTTTAAGAACAATGTAATTCCTCTTAGTAATTAATCCAGAAATCCAT
This window harbors:
- the LOC130712946 gene encoding uncharacterized protein LOC130712946 encodes the protein MKGKRIPVNVPNAPMDNVSFHFPDSAQRWKYVVQRRLAIERELHEDALELKEIMEVISAAGLMKTVKDLGRCFDKLVREFIVNIPADCDGTSSAEYRKVFVRGKCINFSSEVINEFLGRSPVVVAQGEPDLNRITTTLTGKLVRKWPTKGLLPFGSLTAKYVVLYKIGTANWMATNHLSGMTPPLATMLYFVGTGEIIAHQQPTLVMADESQGKKPLPLKFDYRLFAGTHVPDIVLSAAKGTARASGTKAVGSSKEDILAELKAVSKSLGDTIQACKVRKLNVDRLIKVMSDVATAAAEKETLLSAIVVW